CGCAATCTTGAAACTGTCTGAGTAGGGATTGTTGCCGTTGTCGTTGAAGCGAAGAACGTCAAAAATGAAACGTCGCGCGGTTGAGGGGCAAGTAGAATCGTACATGCTTCTGATCCTTGACACTGCCTCAACAATGGCGCATTCAATCCAGTATGCTTGCTTGTCAGAAAAGTCGTTTGCCTTGGGCGTTTTTCCACCtggaaaataaaagaattcaagGTAAGCTTTTTCGAGATGCTTAAGGCCTATCCATTTTACATCCTTCTCTACTGCATGCTTAGCAAGAGATTTTGCAGCCATTGCTCGAATGCCATAGAAATAACGCCTGTCCATTAACGTTCGAATCAGGAACGTAGCAACGagtggatgaggaggagcATTATCAAGGTATGCCATAGATTCATATTGAGCCGAGATATCGCGATCTTGTTGAAGCTGGGAAACATACATGTATGCTTCCATGCCAGTGAACTTCTTATCGCAAATCCATTCAAAGTCGGCGTCAACACGGATCCACTCGTATGATTCAGCTTCCATCTTCGCTTCTGTGATCGGGTCCCAATCTCGCAAACCCCACTCTTGCATATCTTGCGGTGACTGCAGTACATCCCCTAAACAATAAATGAGAGCGTCATCATGATTTTCGAGACCATCTATAGCGGTTCCTGCATTTGCACGTTCCTTCATACGCCGATTACGCTTGAGGCGCTTGTACTTTGTATTATACGGAATTTCAATCCTTGATGTCTTCTCTCTGATCATAACGATATGTTCATAGGGTGTACCATCAGCCTCATGAATTCGAATTGTCAACGGTCCGGTGAATGTACTTTGTGTTTTTGGTTGACTGACTCCACCATCCAACTCCTTGAAAGCCCTGTAAAAGCCATCCTTGTGCAATTTAGGTTCTGTCTCCAGGTGTGCCTGAGTTTGTGTAATTGTCATTTCAACACATAATCTCTTCTTGTTGAACTTTTGGGTGATAGTAAAGTGTGGACATCCTGAGCCATGAACCCATTGAGCGAAAAAGGAGTCGGTATCTCTATACTTGGTGATTTTCTCACAACTTTTGCGGAATCCTTCTGTCGATATTGTAGAATCGGTGCCTCCATTAGCATTTGCGTTCACAATCATCTTGGAAATGACTCTTGATATACCAGTGCCTCCTTGAGCTTTCGCAATACGCTTGtccaaaatgaaaagaacCAGAGGAGCTTTTAATTCCATGAAATCTCGGAAATCATCACATACACCCACAATCTCACCAAGGGCTTGCAGGGACGGTCGGTCAATGTCCAACTTGACAAGTCGTTCTGTATTTAGTTTTTGACGGAACATGAATTCGTTATTTCCACAAAGATTTTTCATGAAAGTGTTTGTCATGAAATGAGAAATGCCGGCAATGAGCCATCTATCAGAACGACGGTCTGGCACAATACCAACGCCAACGTATTGGCTAGCAATGGCGTGAACCAGTTTTCTGACAATATCCATCTCTGGATCGATGATATCTTCCGGGAATAGAAGTCGATTACTGCAAATGGATAGAGATGCGGTGTGTTCCGTGTCATTTACCTGATCATCAACAAAGACAAATTTTGACTCTGAAAATGGGAAACTGCCCAAACTAAGTACAAAGTGATCAATGGCATGAGCCAATGGTGCACAAGTATTCCTCAATTCTTCTGACCTTCTGGGGAGGCAATAGCCATATATTGCAGTTGACTGACCTTGCCCAAGtcgttcttcatcttctccctctctatATTCTGACAAATCGACTTGTTCAAAAGGACCAATAGAGAAACCTACATGTGTTGCAGCTATATCAGAAGTGCATTGAAATGATACAATCTTCTTAGAACtatcatccaaatcaatcaCTTCATCGACTTGTTCACCAGAACAGATCACTGCCATCTCAAGTAGCTTCTCTTCGTCGTTGAGGAAGACTTCATCAATGTCTGTCTTCTGAGAACCTGCACTTATGTGCCCTGATTTGTGGTTCTGGATGTTGGGTCGTCGCTTGAGTGCATCTCCAAGGGTTCTTGAACACTTGATGGAAATATCCCACGAACATCTCATCGCTGAATCATCAACACAGGGGAAGATACAGCACGCCACACCTCGCTCTATAGAATGTTTGGTATAAACATGAGGGAATCTCACATCCCCCTCTTCAACTCCTACGAATTGTAGGCCATCTCGAATTTGTGTAGTAACGAAAGGAATAGTAACAGTCAAAGGCTTGAATCTAGATGCCTGTTCTGCAGCCGTCTTGACGGCATAAACAGGGAGAGGGGCCGAACCTCCCTCAAGCGCAACTGATGAGTTGCGGGCTGCAGCGACACCACCACCACGTTGAGTGATCGGTGTTGCTGCTTTTTCCGAGAACGGatcgatttcttcaattttcacACTATCCGGTAGCTCGATCTCTATCGTACCTTCTAGCTTGTTGTCCGAAGTCATGAACTTCACTCTTTCGCTTTGCATCTTATGCGATTCTGCATCCCATGAATAATACTCGGGAACTTCCAATTTCTTGTGAGGATCTTCGTACGAGAAAGACGCAACCCGACCATTCACCAAAACCTCTCTCTGTGGTATAGAGCATTGTCGTGCATGTATGTGTATGGTCTGAAGTTCTTTTGTCTGTGGAAGAATTTCAATGTGGGTTTTACCCCGCAAACTCTTCGTCgaaaaatcaatttcaagcTCGACCTTTTGATGTACTACTATGAAGCCATAATCCGCAGGATCTTCCTTCACGGTTGGCGCACCTTCACGGCCGTCGTGATTCAGTAATAACGCAGGCATTTCGAAAGTATCTTATCGGTGTCGCCACGTATCTTATGGTGGGTTCAATTTCTCTGGTTTGATTTGAACAAAGCGCACTACTAATGTGTGATTTATGCGACTAGAACTTGCGCTGGCTGGTCTCCCGAAGGCGAGAGCCAGCAAGACTTGAGGCCGTGCCGAACCAAACTACCTCCACGTATACTATCCTCGCTATGCCTTATTGGTATACCCTTGGTGTGTTATGAACAAGTCGCAATGATGCGGCACAGAAGCAAAGGGCGTCGTCGTTCGCGGGATGGTGAGAATGGCAAATTGTGGCTTGTAAGATTGTCGATTAGGTAGTCGAGGCTGTACTTctgaaagagaaaagttgGTCTGCGAAGATCGTGGCCGTAAGATTTCAGTAGGAAAATTGGTAGAAAGTTACAAGCCCTAAGAGGGGTGTTAGAAAGAAAGTGAATGTTATGATAATTATTAAACTCTAGGTAGTGTGTAGCTATCGTGTCCCACCAATGACGAAGGTATCAAACTCTAGCTTGTACGCGCATAAGAAATTTTGGCGAAGAAAAGTTGCGACGATGTGCGCAAGCAATTCCTAGAGGTAAAATACGGTGATATCGAAATCGTACGGACGTGAAAACGGCTGTCGCAGCTGTTGCGCATCGCCTTGGTATTATGTATGAGGGTGTTGAGGAACGCGAGGCTGAGGGTGCCGCGGTAGCTTTGACGCGCTAGGCGATGCACAGAAGCGTACACGCGGCCCCGCTTATTCTTAGCATATCACATTTCGGACAGTGATTGTCACCTGATACACCATTTTACCCAAGTCAACAACAGCTTGTATTCTTTTCCTACAACCAATCGAGACATTAATTTATAGTCTGATGAATCAAGGATCGGGCTCTAACATTATCACGGTGGGTTAAACACCAGTCATCGTTGATATTTGTATTGGTGGATGAATATGTTGCCATGTTCAACTGTCCTCCCGATTCGAGTTTCCAATGACATAGCCTGCAGTGCAGGAAGATGTGTTCTAGAACCATACTCTTCGGTTCTACCCCAAGACCAATGTGAATACAAAGGACGCTTCATTTATGCAATGAATCCAAGTCGatgaggggagagaggagaggataGGGAGAGCAGGGTGGCGAATACAAAAGGGGAGTGGAAACCAGAGCAGATGACTGAATGAGGTGAGAACAGAGGAGTACCAAAGCCCCAGCACAGGTAGTCTTTGTATGACcttgaataaaaatatttctcAATGCTCAAATCCCAATATCATCCGAACCAAGACGTCTGAAACCACCGGCAACCCCCAGGCTGTTACAGCAGAAAGCTTATTTTCCAGTATCTAAGTCGACTTGGACACCAAGGAACGATTCATATAGTTGCTGAGAAGGTTGGCTCTTTAATCTACGAAGCTATGGCTATGCAAACCATTGATCGACACTGCTGAAAACTAGAGCGCAATCGAGCATCATTCCGTGCAGTCTTCCATCTCAATTGTCCTCTTGCAAGAATATTATTCCCACGAGCACAAGATACGTTTTGATGATAGGAGAAGCCCCCTTTCCTCCCCCTTTTAGTTTGTACATGACAAGCGCCATGACGATATATCGCCATGCGCTTGTGAATAGTTCTGGTTGAATGACCGCGGACGGATTACCAAGACGTCGATGAAAACGAAATAGCCCTCTGCCAAAATACGTACGGTGGTTCGATTTTAGCGTGTGTAGGTGTAAATGCTAGTGGTGTGTACTGCGTTGGACGTACTGTCCAGATTATATAAATGCGTGTTACCCTTAACCACTTGTACCCATAATGATGAAATGCCGAGCGATAATACAACAATTACAAGtgaatcttcaaaaattgaattgaatggaacAATTGCATTCTATTACAGCAAATTGTTCCAAATCTGCTGAATCTTTTTATTGTCAAGATATAACCCAAACAATAGAAAAAAGATCATTTTCGCGATCAAtagaaaatttattttctGCCGTGCAATAATAACATTGTACCTTCCCTGCGCGCGTGAAGAAGTCCCCAAAGTTGAACTGGTCGCTTGCTATTGCCCGTACCATATTGGACATTACACCTCCAGACACTAACTGATATTTAATTGAACTTACGTTGGATTCtatcttcaatcaaataatatgATCTGCGAACATCACACTCTTCAATGTCTTTAAACAGAAGAACTACAAGAAAATCCGAAGCTCTTACAAGTTCATCTGGAAACACAATCGCGATGGCTCCAGGCGTCAACCACAACCATGGATcgtacacacacacatactcGCAGTCCAATATGAATGGCAGAAAACGGGCACGAGAATCTGCTGATAGCGACGATCATCTATTATCCAAAGcgaagaaatcaaagctCGCCATCGAGATACCAGCTCCAAAATTAAAATCGCTTCCACCAAGAAAACGATCAGGCGTCATCAAGTCGAACGCGAATCCCGACTCTGCGAACTCCGTGCAACATCCACAAATAGCAACAACAGCAGATGTACGAACAGCACATCCATCATCCCAGAattcacaacaacaacaacaaccacctCCTACAAAACACCAGAACAAAGTTGCCAATGGCATCAAACACGAGCTGGATAGGTTACAGGACAAGCTTTTACAGGCGGACAAGGCCGATTTGAAGGATGAAAGGCGGAAGCTTCGATCTCAAGAAGGgacaaaattcaaaagtgaATTGTCTGCATATTTCCCAGAGTACGATGAAGTCATTGGAAATGTTCCCAAGGAAGAACGTgagttttttcttcaatgtgAAAATTGGTGCAGCTACAGTCTGACTCCTTTCCAGATTTCTTAGATGTCGATACGCCAATCATTATAATCGATAGCTCCAAGCCTTCTTTCAAACCTCTGCGTGCctccaagaagaaggaacCAAACAACGAATATGCGGTGAAAGAATACCCATCCTCTCTCTTCACCAATCTTCATGGCACATACAAAGTGGACTTTTCCGAATTTACTCCTATGGACTGCGATGAGGACCCTCTATCTGAGGAGCACTTTAAGACACTCCACAAACGGCCAGAACGCCAAGAAAAAGCTGTGCGAAATGCAGACAAAAGCCGAGCTCAACATGAGAGAGATTCAGTCATTCGACTGATGGAAGGACTACAAGGGCCGGACTGGCTGAAGACCCTCGGAGTTAGCGGCATTACTGAGGGTAGGAAGAAGGAGTTCGAATCAGCACGTCAATACTTCATCAAAGGGTGCGAGTCGATCCTTGAAAAATTCCGGATCTGGAAGGATGAtgagaagcaaagaaagttgaagaaagagcGCGCCGTAGCCGAAGCACAAGCAAGAGCTGAGGCAGAATCACAAGCAGGCGAGGACTCAGATGATGATCTCGAAAGTAACGGTGATCCTCCTGACCTTAGCGATATCGATGCCTCCGCAGCAAGACAATTGCACGATGAGGCAATTGCCAGTTCTACTCCTCGACCAAAGGCTAGAACAAACTCTATACTTGCCGGTACACCTGCTGTTGAGAAGGAATTTAAATCATTCTTCGCAAAGCCATATTTGCGCGAAGCCGCACTTGGAAAGCACAGGCGTAGTGGTAGAACTGTCGCCGCCTGGGGACATCCTGTTCCTGAACTTCCAGAAGTAGCTGAATTCGATTTGCCGGAGGAATTTCTTGATGAGGAAACATTAAAAACTCAtgcgagaaagaagagaagagacagGAGAATTgcaaaagattgaatatgCAGGTCCAGGCGAATATAGGGCTGGGGAGTATGGGAGAAATGTCAATTTGAAAGTGCTTCAGTTGACTTGGGATGTACAATATGGTGGGTTGGGTATGCATGACCATGGAAAATTGGTCCTGGGGAGTTATATTTGTTGACCTTTGCTAAAATTACTTGTATAACTTGTACACTACTATGGAACTAATGGAAGGCAAGGTTGTGTTAGATGAATACTATATTATTGTCTCCGAGATTCTGAATCCTTTCTATATTTGTAATCTGACTTTTTAACCGTGAGACTTGAGTGTACGGGCATAATTGGCGTGATCTATTATTTGAACTGCAGTCGCTATCGCAAATCTGATGCTGCTACTGCTTGATTCCTACCAATTCGATTGATGATACATTATGGGATTCAATAGGGCAATATGGATTTTCAAGAGGTGTTTTGGATTCATACCAGCTACTATGTGAAGACGGGGATCGCAACGTGAGGTACGCGTGTATGGTTGGGGACTGAGATTCGTGCATAGAAGTTCTTTATGTTAGAAGATGGCGAGGTCATATATAGTCTATGGAATTTGAATGTTGTGGAATGAATGCTGAAATGCTGAAATGAGATATGTATGTGATGAGGGGGAATGGAGTGGGATGTAGGATGTGGGATGATGTATATTATGTTATGTTTTGGGGgaatggtatggtatggtgaGTGTGTTTTGTGTGAGTAGAATCGTAGATCGGTGGATGGGTTGAGGTTGGAATGTGATGTGAAGATGGTAGATGGGGTTGGTGGGTTTGTTTGGTAGGTGggtgggagggagagaagaaggagaaggagaaggagaaggagaaggaaaccGATGTGAAAGTAAGACTTCACTATCATTTAGTACTGCACCTTGCTTAGTTTGTGAGTATATTTTTCTAGCCATTTTTATTGCGCATCAGAAGCGGCCTCGCATCTTTTTTGCGATAGCGTAGTAGAGTAAAGGGAAGTAAAGGAAGAGATCGAGACAAACCAGTCTAGAAGTAGAGAAAAATAAACGACTACTTGAGAATGGAATTGAGCTTCATATGCTGCACTCTGCGTTAGGTGTATAGTATTGGATGGACTATCGTAAAGTTGCTATGGCGGTGGTGCACCGTTGCAGTCCACTATTATGAGATTCTTACTGTCGAGAAACTTATGGATAACTCTCTAAGAAAGATGATGCGTAGCGATTTTATTGATGCCGTAGATCGAAGATGTTTGAATGAGAATATTTACTCAGCTCCATCTACAACAATCCGTACGATATCAACCATACAACATTCAgaagagatatatgattgatgGCGTAAATTTGACAAGAATTCCAAATACATACCACCTGTTTGAACCATGGGTAGCTTTCTCCTGACATCCGAAGACTCGGAATCAAAGTCTTCGATCTTTCAGGCCAGTTACACCGTTCGTTCTATCATTATGAATTTTACTGTCGCCATACGGATTGAGATGGTAATGACACATTCCTCTTGGAATCAGAATTTGAGTATCTGGAGATGTTTTCCGCGCGGCTATGGTGCATAATTTGTGATGGTGGGGTTGAGAATATACTCAGTGCAAGCTAGTCTGGAGCTCTTGGCTGTGTTTACCCTTTTTCGTCTACGTATTCTGCACTCCAGATTCTACATGGTTCCTTGGGTATGGCTTCGGCAGTTGTTACTCATTCCTCCATAAAGTCAGATGAGTTGTTTGAATATCTCTTTTTGACATTTTGGTTTACCTTTTATTGCTCTTTTGAGCTTCAAGGTAAGTTGGCGGTTTTGCACAATCTTTCTTTGTAGATCTACTTGGTTGATATATGATACTCGATTCTCCATGGATCAACTGCCTTGCTCCAAGTCGGGGAGAGTAAGTGTCCCTGGAAAGCAAGTGTCCCTTTGAGGGAAGCACACTAAAATCACACCAAAATAGATAAATACCATTTGAGATATGAGGTTAATCCATGGAGAACCGGCTACTAGGCCAATGGTTGAAGAGCTCAGATGATGGACTTGACATTACATTCCCGACAGTCTTACACATTAGGTATTCACAGGTACGGATAATTGACCGGAGATCCTGGGTTGAGGAAGTACATATCATTCTTGAAAGTATGACGATAGTGCAAATTCGTTGTGACACCATGTGTGAGAAgaattacctaggtatgcaAATTCTTTGGTCAAAAGGTACATATATTCGGCAACAAGCGTACTTTGACCTATTGGTGTCCTTCGTTGAGCAACAGCAACTGCAAGCCCTCGAAGTTCCTACCAACTCACCTAAACTTGCCACATCTCATGTATTTTTGCCACTGCTGAGAGATATAATGGTCACTCGATATCATTTATAGTAAAGACACGAAGACTCTCTGCACTGGTTGTTGCATAACAGACGTCATCTCTGTCCTTTTACCCCCCCTTACATTTCATAACCAAAGTCTCTACTTGTTTGGACAGCCTTGCTATTCCAGATTGGCcataaaagattgaaaccTTCAAAAAATTTGAAGTTACTTAGAATCTTCAACAATGAATCATTGTATAATCATAGATTTTCAAGCATTGAGAGCTTTCACGTCTACATCCTCGTCGGCTTGAGAGCCGGAACAAGAGCAGCAACTCGGGCAAAGGATCCATCTGACTGTGAAGAATAACGATGCAAAGCTAGAAAATTCTTGGCTGAAGTTATCAGGCCAACTTTAGCCTCGAAAGCAAAAAGATCGTGAAGCGAAAGATAGGAGTAAATAGAAGAATCCTAGGCTTGCGTGGATCGTGGGCAATATTCGGGGTCTCGGAGGGTTGTCGTTGAGCCTCAGAAGACCACATGAAGCAAGCTAGAAAGTGCTACcgaaatatcaaatgattggTTCTCCGCCTTTCATTTTTAGGATAACAGGATGAGGATTAACAACTTGTTGTTTCTTGGCCAACGGATATGGGAGACCAAGCCCTcatagaattgatattttctgTTGTGGCGCTGGTAACAATCATCATTGTATGTTCAACTGCGTATCTGCTTTGTAATTCTCTTGTTTGATCCAACGGAAGGGCAGGGTGGGCGATCAAACAGACGCATTGTTCCAGACTATGTACGAAATAATGTTATGAACTTATAAGACATACATGAGTGTTTAGCGCCATTCATTTCCGTGGCAAGCGGGAAGACAAAACCAATTCCTGAGAATGTGAAACGATACGGAAAAGGATCCTGGTGATCAATCGATAGTGTACAGAGTCTAATCAACACTTTCCTCACGCTTTCTTTTGGCTGATGAgattatggattatggattcGACTTTTGAGAGAATTACTTTTCGTCACCGGAAAGTATAAATGAGATTGTCGATGTAACCCTGAgtatggatggaatggagtATGTGCCCTCGAGGTGCCGAGCCAtcccaaaatcaatatcacaaatGGACGGCCACCAGGGccatatttttattgattcgCAAGCCTTTTGATATCCAGGATGTCAATGCAGATGCAGCACACGCACAACGACACCATGTCCGCAGATGTCGGCAAGGATTGCCGGGAACGAGCCTGTTtaagatggagaaatcttATGAATTCATGTGCTCGTACAGACAGACTCGAGACAGGGTAGCTttgagggggaggggggtcGATTGCCCAGGAATGTGGTGGACTATTCGAATATCTTTCAAGTCCCAGCTATCTCGATCCAGTCGCTGGCAGTAGGTAGATATGAGATGggcaaacaagcaagcaaggtCTGTCTATCAATTGCAAGCCATAACCACTCTACTGTGTAGGATCATGGGAACGCATTGACTTTGGAACATGGAGAACGTTATAGACGTGAGCATTGTGAGACGAGATGAGGTCCCTGTCCATTTGTAGAGAGACTCAGAGGGACTAGCAGATTAGCAGACTCGAGAGACAACACGACTTCATTGACTTTCTGTAACTTGAACATCAGAATGAATGATTCATGACTAATAATTGCTTCTCGTACGTACAACAGAAGAACGAGAGAAAAGACGGAGAGGGGTCACACAAGCCGGGGCCTTTGTAACATCTTCGCTCCAAAAGTCCCTCGGTCCTCCTACAAACactttgtcttcttcttcttctttttttctttgtgGCTCTTCCTTTTTGCATTTCCCTCGAACATCTTTCTTGTCTTGATTCGTTCGTTCGtgaatattgatttcgaATATCCATTACCAAAAATACATTCTTTTCCTGGGCCTCAGCACTCCTCCACAAATCAAATATCAGCTGCTTTCGGGCGTCACCAAAGTCAACACCTCCCGCATATTTCTTAGCAGATATTCGGCATTCTGATATGACGAAAGCCGCACCAGACGGAACAAATAATCCATAAAGGATTATCCCAGGCGGAAGCAGGCTTCTGTTATAACCTTCCTTCTTCATATACTTGTTCATTTTTAGGTTTGTTGTCCATCAATTAACTTGCTCAATCGATAAACACCCTTGTCCAATGCAACCGTCCACAGGCGATACATGCAGCTGACGGAACGCACAGTAATACGGGTTTCGGAGAGCACAGATTAATCCGATACGATATTGATACATAAGTCAACCTACCCTCCCAGCTGCTCCCAGCGTTTGCAGCTGTAAACTGTAGAAATGGCTCCGAAATATTTGAAGGTTTCTACGGGCAGCACAGGCTCGAAGAGTCTTGCGACACCAACCGCGCACATGGCAACGACAACTGTGAAGGTTGGTGGCATGACATGCGGGGCGTGCACATCTGCGGTGGAATCAGGATTCGATGGTGTAGATGGCATTGGAAATGTATCAGTAAGCTTGGTTATGGAGAGAGCTGTAATTATTCACGACCCAGAGAGAATAACGGCCGAGAAAATACAAGAAATTATTGAGGATCGCGGTTTCGATGCGGAAGTACTGGCTACGGATTTACCATCTCCCATGTTCGATAGGGATGAATACATCGACGATACTGGCGATAATTCCGACCATGACGAGTCAAATAGTGCGCCCATAACTACTACAACGTTGGCCGTAGAGGGAATGACATGCGGGGCTTGCACTTCAGCAGTAGAGGGGGGATTCAAGGATATTCCGGGAGTGAAGACCTTCAGTATTTCATTACTATCAGAAAGGGCAGTGGTCGAGCACGACACCCAAATATTGACTGCGGAACAAATCGCAGAAATCATTGAGGATAGAGGGTTCGGGGCAACCATCGTCGAATCAAATACAGCTACCCCTCCTGCACGAACACGTAAGTCGCGCCGCGATAGCTcttcgaagaaagaaaaggttgCTACAACTACTATTGCTATTGAGGGGATGACTTGCGGTGCATGCACATCCGCGGTTGAAGGTGGATTTAAGGATCTCGATGGCCTTGTGCAGTTCAATGTCAGTTTACTTGCAGAGCGGGCTGTAATTGTCCATGACCCCTCCAAACTATCTGCTGAGAAGATTGCCGAGATTATCGAAGATAGAGGGTTCGATGCCAAGATTATATCCACACAATTAGGTTCCAGTCAACAGTCGGCAGCCACCACATCACAGTTCAAGTTATTTGGAGTAGCATCGGCTGCTGATGCGACCGCTTTGGAAGCCAAACTTTTATCACTACCGGGTGTCAATTCTGTAACAATAAGTCTCGCCAAGAGTCGGTTGACTATTTCTCATCAACCAAATATTGCTGGGCTGCGAGCTCTCGTCGATCTCATCGAGGCTCAAGGCTACAATGCTTTGGTCGCTGATAATGACGACAACAACGCCCAACTCGAATCTCTTGCAAAGACCAGAGAGATAACCGAATGGCGTACCGCCTTCAAGACTTCCCTGAGCTTTGCTATTCCAGTCTTTGTAATCAGCATGGTGTTTCCGATGCTCATCCcgtttttggattttggaagtTTTGTTGTCATCTTCCCGGGATTGTATCTTGGTGACATTATTTGTTTAATCCTCACGATACCCGTTCAATTCGGCATTGGAAAGCGTTTTTATGTTTCTGCATACAAGTCTATGAAGCATGGTTCACCTACGATGGATGTACTAGTTGTTCTTGGAACATCTgctgctttctttttcagTGTTGCAGCTATGATCGTTTCTGTTCTTCTACCCCCCCACACTCGACCAAGCACTATCTTTGACACAAGCAGTATGCTTATTACCTTCATCACTCTGGGACGATTTCTTGAGAACCGAGCAAAAGGCCAGACCTCGAAAGCACTTTCTCGCCTCATGTCTTTGGCGCCTTCTATGGCAACCATCTATGCCGATCCAATTGCTGCAGAGAAAGCAGCCGAGGATTGGGATACCAAAGATTCTAAAGCCGATCAAGCTCAAGAAGGAAATGCTACAGAGGAAAAGGTCATCCCCACTGAACTTATACAAGTTGGCGACATTGTCATTTTACGACCCGGTGACAAGATTCCTGCTGATGGAACTGTCACTCGAGGAGAGACCTACGTGGACGAAAGTATGATTACCGGCGAGGCGATGCCAGTACTGAAAAAGAAGGGAAGTCTACTCATCGGTGGTACCGTCAATGGTGCTGGTAGAGTCG
The Botrytis cinerea B05.10 chromosome 5, complete sequence DNA segment above includes these coding regions:
- the Bcccc2 gene encoding Bcccc2 — protein: MAPKYLKVSTGSTGSKSLATPTAHMATTTVKVGGMTCGACTSAVESGFDGVDGIGNVSVSLVMERAVIIHDPERITAEKIQEIIEDRGFDAEVLATDLPSPMFDRDEYIDDTGDNSDHDESNSAPITTTTLAVEGMTCGACTSAVEGGFKDIPGVKTFSISLLSERAVVEHDTQILTAEQIAEIIEDRGFGATIVESNTATPPARTRKSRRDSSSKKEKVATTTIAIEGMTCGACTSAVEGGFKDLDGLVQFNVSLLAERAVIVHDPSKLSAEKIAEIIEDRGFDAKIISTQLGSSQQSAATTSQFKLFGVASAADATALEAKLLSLPGVNSVTISLAKSRLTISHQPNIAGLRALVDLIEAQGYNALVADNDDNNAQLESLAKTREITEWRTAFKTSLSFAIPVFVISMVFPMLIPFLDFGSFVVIFPGLYLGDIICLILTIPVQFGIGKRFYVSAYKSMKHGSPTMDVLVVLGTSAAFFFSVAAMIVSVLLPPHTRPSTIFDTSSMLITFITLGRFLENRAKGQTSKALSRLMSLAPSMATIYADPIAAEKAAEDWDTKDSKADQAQEGNATEEKVIPTELIQVGDIVILRPGDKIPADGTVTRGETYVDESMITGEAMPVLKKKGSLLIGGTVNGAGRVDFRVTRAGRDTQLSQIVKLVQDAQTTRAPIQRLADTIAGYFVPFILCLGFLTFTIWMVLSHVLSHPPKIFVDEKSGGKFMVCVKLCISVIVFACPCALGLATPTAVMVGTGVGAENGILVKGGAALETATKITQVVLDKTGTITEGKMSVAKINLVSSWKSNESRKKLWWTIVGLSEMGSEHPIGKAILAAAKEELRVGPEGTIDGSIGDFEAAVGNGISALVEPAVSNERTRHRILVGNVRYLTNNNVSIPQDAIKSSEEANVKAAGSSKTSSAGTTNIFIAIDGSYSGHLCLADTVKDSAVAAIAALHRMGIKTAIVTGDQLPTALAVARIVGIPSENVHAGVTPDQKQDIIRKFQSRGECVAMVGDGINDSPALATADVGIAMAGGTDVAMEAADIVLMRPNDLMDIPASIQLARSIFNRIKLNLAWACGYNIVGLPFAMGIFLPFGLHLHPMAAGAAMAFSSVSVVGSSLLLKTWKRPRWMEDALLEEKGQLRKRGQGWGFGGWSGKVTDAYRAVIGRGRSDEGGYVPLNTLEPV
- the Bctaf2 gene encoding Bctaf2, producing MPALLLNHDGREGAPTVKEDPADYGFIVVHQKVELEIDFSTKSLRGKTHIEILPQTKELQTIHIHARQCSIPQREVLVNGRVASFSYEDPHKKLEVPEYYSWDAESHKMQSERVKFMTSDNKLEGTIEIELPDSVKIEEIDPFSEKAATPITQRGGGVAAARNSSVALEGGSAPLPVYAVKTAAEQASRFKPLTVTIPFVTTQIRDGLQFVGVEEGDVRFPHVYTKHSIERGVACCIFPCVDDSAMRCSWDISIKCSRTLGDALKRRPNIQNHKSGHISAGSQKTDIDEVFLNDEEKLLEMAVICSGEQVDEVIDLDDSSKKIVSFQCTSDIAATHVGFSIGPFEQVDLSEYREGEDEERLGQGQSTAIYGYCLPRRSEELRNTCAPLAHAIDHFVLSLGSFPFSESKFVFVDDQVNDTEHTASLSICSNRLLFPEDIIDPEMDIVRKLVHAIASQYVGVGIVPDRRSDRWLIAGISHFMTNTFMKNLCGNNEFMFRQKLNTERLVKLDIDRPSLQALGEIVGVCDDFRDFMELKAPLVLFILDKRIAKAQGGTGISRVISKMIVNANANGGTDSTISTEGFRKSCEKITKYRDTDSFFAQWVHGSGCPHFTITQKFNKKRLCVEMTITQTQAHLETEPKLHKDGFYRAFKELDGGVSQPKTQSTFTGPLTIRIHEADGTPYEHIVMIREKTSRIEIPYNTKYKRLKRNRRMKERANAGTAIDGLENHDDALIYCLGDVLQSPQDMQEWGLRDWDPITEAKMEAESYEWIRVDADFEWICDKKFTGMEAYMYVSQLQQDRDISAQYESMAYLDNAPPHPLVATFLIRTLMDRRYFYGIRAMAAKSLAKHAVEKDVKWIGLKHLEKAYLEFFYFPGGKTPKANDFSDKQAYWIECAIVEAVSRIRSMYDSTCPSTARRFIFDVLRFNDNGNNPYSDSFKIANILKSLADSLIPGAKGVNNDVLQLDDAEEDGGDKKEDPDYRKLILDELDRYSRMDEWIDSYQNIYTITAIECKLKLMNAGVIQVDALDFAQYFHDGSAQRVRIKAAWALADLGFLKSTAVACLLVTAASTDPSPWVRKELTKVFYYGLGVLGLGEYKNKRVAAPVAKDGLIIEEASTSARQEQAERSNVIGALASLKLEVGGNTDLKNALWKAVLSPVITVAEQMDFLQLCTMFCYPKESLTLKLRLPRYWKVEHRGKGRLVFKHTNKVRTNVRKIKPATVATPHPPVESSTVAQPVQVPTVERPSLPLKLKIGSSSALKLNNSSSIKLGTPSSAIKLGSPSAIKLNNSSGLKFGNSSGGLKIGTSSSGVPKHSSSASSSSSASSSSGIPKPSTSSGSASTNPKFSGSSASSSGLFKPPPSSSSASKYSSSTHPSSGTSKSSGSLKFSSSSGDMKPPKRPLPPDIAESSNSLHKDKKPYEGSSSLHKDRKHYEIPNSLHKEKKQRKMVRLRISPSKLKDILASTPNPATKASLSSHPSSQSTSNPKRPSPRPSPRPSSAQPVRASPALSTSSSSSTHTSSNFKKSTTSVTGSAAIRKPLPEGRKPLPDSAQNLSQIPPTPADAPAVPKKPTIKLNFKPRPKPSFS